One window of the Zea mays cultivar B73 chromosome 3, Zm-B73-REFERENCE-NAM-5.0, whole genome shotgun sequence genome contains the following:
- the LOC100278939 gene encoding E3 ubiquitin-protein ligase ATL41, whose amino-acid sequence MGVSDGDGNGNGPKASEEAVSCEGSPEYRLPFSKPHVPSPPQVTDPTNYAMTGKILLAAAGAFAGVLLALVALHLYNSTRRRRLGGNQRRLFRSLAIAGGDEDRRDGDGEGAPPPHRGLDSAVLAAIPVVLIEAGADAGGGDCAVCLAELEPGEKARALPRCGHRFHIECIGAWFRGNATCPLCRADVVVVAPGAIVPAEGGALSEEVRIDVAGDAVAATPNGSTVVPVMGRLHSGRDLEKARRVFASTRFSSF is encoded by the coding sequence ATGGGCGTCAGCGACGGCGACGGCAACGGCAACGGCCCCAAGGCGAGCGAGGAGGCGGTCTCGTGCGAAGGGAGTCCCGAGTATAGGTTGCCGTTCTCCAAGCCGCACGTCCCCAGCCCACCGCAGGTGACCGACCCGACGAACTACGCCATGACTGGCAAGATCCTGCTCGCCGCGGCGGGGGCGTTCGCGGGCGTGCTCCTGGCGCTCGTCGCGCTGCACCTCTACAACAGCACACGGCGGCGGCGCCTCGGCGGCAACCAGCGGCGGCTGTTCCGGAGCCTGGCCATCGCCGGTGGCGACGAGGACCGCCGCGACGGTGACGGAGAGGGAGCGCCTCCCCCCCATCGCGGCCTCGATTCCGCTGTGCTCGCCGCGATACCGGTCGTGCTGATCGAAGCGGGCGCGGATGCGGGGGGCGGGGACTGCGCGGTCTGCCTCGCGGAGCTCGAGCCCGGGGAGAAGGCCCGCGCGCTGCCGCGGTGCGGCCACCGCTTCCACATCGAGTGCATTGGCGCCTGGTTCCGGGGGAACGCCACGTGCCCGCTCTGCCGCGCCGACGTCGTCGTCGTGGCGCCGGGCGCTATCGTGCCAGCCGAGGGCGGGGCGCTGTCGGAGGAGGTGCGGATAGACGTGGCCGGGGACGCCGTCGCCGCGACGCCCAATGGATCCACGGTAGTGCCGGTGATGGGGAGGTTGCATAGCGGCCGGGATCTTGAGAAAGCCAGGCGGGTCTTTGCTTCCACCCGATTCTCTTCCTTCTGA